In Nakamurella antarctica, the following are encoded in one genomic region:
- a CDS encoding UPF0182 family protein, which translates to MQRPPINMPVMSKRSKRTIIALGSLAVLVVIWFNFVGVYVDYLWFKEVGFTQVFTTQVVSRVALFLIAGIVAGAAVFGSLFIAYKSRPVFVPTDEADPLGPYRTIISTRPKLITIGVSVLVGFICGISAQAQWTVVQLWLNSQPFGQVDAEFGNDVGFYIFTLPMIETVLGWLFVLVAMSFIAVLAVQYLYGGVRTAGPGRKITASASMQLSLLVGAFVLIKAVQYWYDRYSLLFSNRSDVFTGASYTDVNAVLPAKLILLIIAAICAVGFFVGAFLRSVKLPAIALSLLILSGVLIGGAWPLILQSVRVNPNAITLESQFISRNIDATRSAYGIGDDKVEYVPYETSVVANPAVLTNKAADLPNARLLDPNVLSPTFVQLQQLRNFYNFSKLLSVDRYTVDGKSQDYVVAVRELDVSRLDEGQSNWINEHLVYTHGNGFVAAPASDVEAVSAKGNGYPKFQVSDVENQGAIKVDQPRVYYGQLGADYAIVGASAPSADTPVRGREYDTQTDTYTYTGSGGVGLGSLFQRLVFATQYRDTNFLLSSEINDNSKILYQRDPVARVKEAAPFLTTDTKPYPAVIDGRIKWIVDGYTTAANFPYAQNITLSDATQNSQQARGALGQTDQQVSYMRNSVKATVDAYDGTVTLYGVDDTDPILKAWEGVFPGLITPSSAISDDLRAHFRYPQDLFEVQRSLIAKYQVTNPTDFYQTSNFWQVPNDPTADTGVVSPQPPYYLQVKLPGTDREQFELTSALTGFKRDFMGAYISASSDPATYGKITVLKFPTTIQTPGPAQVQQAFRNTDEITRTISQLALSSDVVYGNLLTLPTEQGLLYVEPIYVKGTNSERAFPQLNMVLVWFGSRVGYGATLKAALEKAASSAPVAVPDTVDPGTPGTIDPNATGSAGAGMGTSTSTAVPTPTQPLSADAAQALVQVDGALKALESAKTTGSFAEIGAAQDRLNDAVQNYLEVAGPSVGSAPNSAPATSSGG; encoded by the coding sequence GTGCAGCGCCCCCCGATAAACATGCCGGTCATGTCCAAACGATCCAAGCGCACCATCATCGCGCTGGGATCGCTGGCCGTCTTGGTAGTGATCTGGTTCAACTTCGTTGGCGTTTACGTCGATTATCTGTGGTTCAAGGAGGTCGGTTTCACCCAGGTGTTCACCACACAGGTGGTCAGCCGGGTGGCGCTCTTCCTGATCGCAGGCATCGTGGCAGGAGCCGCTGTCTTCGGCTCACTATTCATCGCCTATAAGTCTCGGCCAGTTTTCGTGCCGACGGACGAGGCAGATCCGCTCGGCCCCTATCGGACGATCATCTCGACGCGACCGAAGCTCATCACCATCGGAGTTTCCGTTCTCGTAGGCTTCATTTGCGGAATCTCAGCTCAAGCCCAGTGGACGGTCGTTCAGCTCTGGCTGAACAGCCAGCCGTTCGGCCAGGTCGACGCTGAGTTCGGCAACGATGTGGGCTTCTATATTTTCACGCTGCCAATGATCGAGACCGTTCTTGGCTGGTTGTTCGTGCTTGTTGCGATGTCCTTTATCGCTGTCTTGGCCGTCCAGTACCTGTACGGCGGTGTCCGGACTGCCGGACCTGGGCGCAAAATCACCGCGTCTGCGAGCATGCAATTGTCGCTGCTCGTCGGAGCTTTCGTTCTCATCAAGGCTGTTCAGTACTGGTATGACCGTTACAGTCTGCTATTCAGCAACCGCAGCGACGTGTTCACCGGCGCCTCTTACACCGACGTGAACGCGGTGCTACCGGCCAAGCTGATCCTGCTGATTATTGCCGCGATCTGCGCTGTCGGCTTCTTTGTGGGGGCCTTTCTGCGCTCCGTCAAATTGCCAGCCATCGCGCTATCCCTGTTGATCTTGTCCGGCGTCCTCATAGGAGGCGCATGGCCGCTGATCCTGCAGAGCGTCCGTGTGAACCCGAACGCCATCACGCTGGAATCCCAATTCATCTCGCGCAACATCGATGCCACCCGCAGTGCCTACGGGATTGGCGACGACAAAGTCGAGTATGTCCCCTACGAAACCAGCGTCGTGGCAAACCCGGCTGTTCTCACCAACAAAGCGGCGGACCTGCCGAATGCGAGGTTGCTGGATCCGAACGTGCTGTCTCCGACCTTTGTGCAGCTGCAGCAGCTCCGTAACTTCTACAACTTCTCGAAGCTGCTCTCCGTCGACCGATACACGGTTGACGGCAAGTCGCAGGATTACGTTGTGGCGGTGCGGGAGCTCGACGTCAGCCGGCTCGATGAGGGCCAGAGCAACTGGATTAATGAGCACCTCGTCTACACCCACGGCAACGGCTTCGTGGCCGCGCCAGCGAGCGACGTTGAGGCTGTCTCCGCGAAGGGCAACGGCTACCCCAAGTTCCAAGTTTCGGATGTCGAGAACCAAGGCGCCATCAAGGTGGATCAGCCGCGGGTCTACTACGGGCAACTGGGCGCCGACTATGCCATTGTCGGAGCTTCGGCTCCCAGCGCGGATACCCCAGTCCGTGGCCGCGAATACGACACTCAGACCGACACGTACACCTACACCGGTTCTGGCGGTGTGGGATTAGGTAGCCTTTTCCAGCGACTGGTGTTCGCTACCCAGTACCGCGATACCAATTTCCTGTTGTCTTCGGAAATTAACGACAACTCAAAGATCCTCTATCAACGAGATCCGGTAGCCCGCGTCAAGGAAGCGGCACCATTTTTGACAACGGATACCAAGCCCTACCCGGCCGTCATTGATGGCCGGATCAAGTGGATTGTCGACGGCTACACCACAGCCGCAAACTTCCCATACGCGCAGAACATCACACTGTCCGATGCAACCCAGAACTCGCAGCAAGCACGTGGCGCTCTCGGTCAAACTGACCAGCAGGTCTCCTACATGCGTAACTCGGTGAAGGCAACGGTCGACGCTTACGACGGCACGGTGACGTTGTACGGTGTAGACGACACTGACCCGATTTTGAAGGCATGGGAGGGTGTATTCCCGGGACTTATCACGCCCTCTAGCGCGATCAGCGACGACCTGCGGGCACACTTTCGTTACCCACAGGATCTGTTCGAGGTTCAGCGCTCACTGATCGCCAAGTATCAGGTGACCAACCCGACAGACTTCTACCAGACGTCAAACTTCTGGCAGGTTCCCAACGACCCGACGGCGGACACGGGCGTGGTGTCACCGCAGCCTCCGTACTACCTCCAAGTCAAGCTTCCCGGTACGGATCGGGAGCAATTCGAATTGACCAGTGCTCTGACCGGATTTAAGCGAGACTTCATGGGCGCCTACATTTCGGCATCCTCGGACCCGGCGACGTATGGAAAAATCACCGTCCTGAAATTCCCGACAACGATTCAGACGCCGGGGCCAGCGCAGGTGCAGCAAGCCTTCCGAAACACCGACGAGATCACGAGAACCATTTCCCAGCTGGCTCTCTCCAGTGACGTTGTCTACGGGAACCTGTTGACGCTACCTACAGAGCAGGGCCTGTTGTATGTGGAGCCGATCTATGTGAAAGGCACCAATAGTGAGCGGGCTTTCCCCCAGTTGAACATGGTGCTGGTCTGGTTCGGCAGCAGAGTTGGCTACGGCGCCACGCTGAAGGCTGCTCTGGAAAAGGCTGCCTCAAGCGCGCCTGTTGCCGTGCCCGACACTGTGGATCCAGGGACCCCCGGCACCATTGACCCCAACGCCACTGGCAGCGCCGGCGCTGGGATGGGTACATCAACGAGCACTGCGGTGCCCACCCCGACACAGCCGCTCTCTGCTGACGCGGCGCAGGCTCTAGTTCAGGTGGACGGCGCTCTGAAGGCTCTGGAGTCGGCGAAAACCACGGGCAGTTTTGCCGAAATTGGGGCGGCGCAGGACAGGCTGAATGATGCGGTTCAAAACTACCTCGAGGTAGCGGGGCCATCGGTGGGCAGCGCGCCGAACTCGGCCCCGGCTACTTCCAGCGGCGGGTAG
- a CDS encoding PPA1309 family protein, whose product MTESGEHPPVPAFLEDPLLATAVTEAEQFAAGAGWDRPAQLFALVATAELLADQPDMAGHLDATSHYTPIAQEELPEGELSEALANIAWPAAVVGCIVVQEIVVLPPSAEGELSQDATEAAEQAAAHPERTEARLAVGVLRSGGAACLMRLRGEHEETPLRGADLAPNLVEALSLTFED is encoded by the coding sequence ATGACCGAATCCGGCGAACACCCCCCTGTCCCCGCCTTCCTGGAAGACCCATTGCTGGCCACAGCGGTGACCGAGGCAGAGCAGTTCGCCGCCGGCGCGGGCTGGGACCGACCGGCGCAACTCTTCGCCCTGGTGGCCACCGCCGAGTTGTTGGCCGACCAGCCGGACATGGCGGGACACTTGGACGCGACATCCCACTACACCCCGATCGCGCAGGAAGAGCTGCCTGAAGGCGAACTCAGCGAAGCGCTGGCGAATATCGCCTGGCCTGCTGCGGTGGTGGGTTGCATTGTGGTGCAGGAGATCGTCGTGCTCCCGCCCTCCGCCGAAGGAGAGCTCTCCCAGGACGCGACGGAAGCGGCCGAACAGGCTGCCGCGCACCCTGAACGCACTGAAGCCAGGCTTGCGGTGGGTGTTTTGCGTTCGGGGGGTGCTGCCTGCCTGATGCGTCTGCGAGGCGAGCACGAAGAAACTCCCCTGCGTGGCGCCGATTTAGCCCCCAACCTGGTCGAGGCGCTGAGCCTGACCTTCGAGGACTAA